GTTGGATTATTGGTATAGAACCCCATTTTTAAGATCACAGATGCAACAAGACCTAATAGCCAAGTGACGGCGAACGATACGCTGGTCTTTTCGTCTGTAATATATCTTAGGTTTTGTACAAACGCGGCGACGGTAATGGAAGTCCCTACAGCTACAGAAATCAATCGTAATTCTGGCATTTGAACAATATAGGCGCCAATGGCAATGGTACCTCCTAAAAGTACACCATATTGAGTAAAAGCTTCAGAGACAAATGGCAGGTATAAGAGAATGGGCCCCAGTAAGCCAAACATTGCAGTTTCGTAACCCGATATTCCCATATACCAAAGTGGGAAATGCCAAACACTACACAATAGGGAGGTGGCATTGGACCAGAAAAGAAACCCATTGAAAACGTTTGTTAATAggtaaaagaaagaatcaaatttgaaatatgaGTGTGTTGCATTTAACGCGacatttattttcttctcaaCTTCCTTTCCAGCACGaattttttgcaattctGAGCTCTCCTTTTCGCCATGCACAATAGCGCTAGAGTCTTTAATCTGGAAAAAGCTCGTATTACCAGGTTTCTCATTGAAAGCGAGAACAATATCtatcttcttgaaatcaGCATATGCAAATGCATCAAATGCAATATCTAAAAGGATCAGAGACCATTCAAAATACGCATAGATGGAATAGGCGCCAGCCCTTTGTTGGACTGAGTGCTGAATGTACCAGTAAATCATTGGAAATAGTGTTGTGAAAAAGATTGTAGCGGTCAACCCTTTGTTCTTCGAAGTTAAGGGACTCGAATAGCGAGTAATCATTATATCCCATGGTAGCGTTAAGAGAATATATGTGATCATAAAAATATCGTGAATGTCATGATCATCTGTACTTGTTATGTATACCCAACCACCGCAAGAAACCGTCCGGAGCACTCCGACCAGGAGGCATATTTTGGATTGGTTGAGATAATAGTGAcctaataacaataaaaatcttggaaaagCAGTCAAAGCTAttaaaatttggaaaatagaGCGTTCCGGATAACGGTCCCCAATAGTAGCTGACACACTGGGAAACCACTCATCTGGATACGTATAATGAGCATTAGTAACAATTTTATGGAAATGAAACGAATATCCAGTGACCAAAGCAGCGAAAAAGGCGGAGAATGCGCAAATGGTATGGATTATGGGAATGATCTTCCCATTAATGGTCAGCATAAGTAGCGATGATTAACCTTTTTAGTTTCGGATACTTATTTCTCGAGAGGCTCGGCTTTGAAAAGGTAAAATTAAATTGAAGAGATTATGACTTACTGAGTCGAAAAGTGAATTGAGGACCACCTATtgttgcaatttttttgttaccATCGCTTACCCGAATTATGGGTGTTacataatgaaaaaaaagcaccaAACGCGCATGCAGGGATTGCAAATAAAGCCTTGCTTGCTAATTCTAAATATGTATCTCAGAGTATATTCGAACGGAATAGAACACTCCGCACTGTGATATATCGTCGCAACAAAATTTCACTACCATGTTCGCGAAAATTAGATATAACTTACTACTGAGAAGCAAGTTAACCTTATTGAAGTTAAAGTGACAACTCTAGCGATTGTTACAGTTTCAGGGAAGTCTCTCTTCTCCAAAAGATTTAGGCCTGAGGAatcaaaaggaaatatttcGGGCAATAATAGACGACAGTTACATTTCGATGGTCGAATTTCGctgattgaaaaaaatccttcatcatatgaaaaattatgaATGTTGatacttttatatttttgagaacataagaaagaaaatggaagaaaaagtacaAGTGGAACGTCTACGCTAAGAGAGGAAATTCTTCATATCGAGGAAcctcctctttttttctcatccaTTTCTTGTCGTTTTTTCTCATTATCTTCCTTCTTCAGTCTTTTGCCATAGGCGAGTCCACATGGGCTACAAAGTTCCCTGTTATGATCAGGACCGCTTCGCCATTGAATAGTCCAGGTGTCTTTACATTTGGCACATTTCTTTATCTCACCACTTGGAAGAATTGTCTGccttttttcccttttagGGCGACTCGCAGTCTTTTTACTGCACCTTTTCGTGAAACTGGTGGACCCATCACTTACCTGTGCATGACTGCAGTCACTTCCGGTATCCTTCACCTCAGAGCTAGGGGAAACTTTCTCAAAGTTGCAAGCACTAGTTACACCATTTTTTGACGAAACAATCTCATGTAAAGAACAGGTTTTACTTCTGAGAATATTCCTAGTTATGTCTCTCAATTGCTCTGCattctcaatttttcttctgatATCGATTTCTATTTCAGAAAGAGATACCTCAATAAATGAACAGCTTACGTATACCTTTCCACGTTCTGTATAAGCTTTTCTCTTGCCGTTTAGTTTACAGCTACCGATTTCCTTATGTTGCAACAAATTTTCCTCCGCATCTGATTTTCTCACTACTCTACTAAAGGAAGAACTGCCGGAGTTATCATAATCATTACAGCGCATGCCAGCGAAAATCAAGTATTCAATTCTTTAGCTAAGCAATTATAGACAAAGCGATAGTAATATAACAGCAATACAATCCCGGTTCAACTACACCATTGTCGGTAGCTAAACAGAATCTAAGCTTGAGTAGGTCTCTAAAGAGATGAAGTAGTTTGTTTTATAGCTTTGTGTATCGAGCTTGGCAGTTGCTATTCAGAGACGCAAACAAATTCTGATGTAAGAGGAAAATCGCTTTACGAGGCTGTTGTACCTGCATTATGATAGTAAGAAGTGTACGTTTGTGTCGCGTACAAAGGCTGAAGTATCTACACAATACGGCGACAGAACCCTTACCCACAGGCACAGAAAGCGCGCCGTCATAATCAGGGTCCAGAGGAAGGGAGCGCCAATCCTTGGCGATGACAAAAGACTTTGGACCTTACTAAAAAAGGGACGCCCTCTGTGGATTTTAGCCTCTGGTTTACTGTATAGAGTCTTAAAGTGGTACTAAGAGGTTTGAGTATACTGAGcataaaagaaagaacatTTTCAGGGGTATTAACATATCCTTTACTGTGCATTTTTGAGACTTTTTGACAACTGctgggattccatttttgatgacAATGACGTTGTAAATGTTTGTATTCTTGTTCAATACCTTGTCGTATGTTTATGGTAATACTCTGGCAACAACATTGGCAATCTTAATTGTCTGTCGTGCCAGCAGTCGATGGAAAACAGTTGAGAATTGTTTCAATACTTTTTGGGCACTTTTACATATACTGATCGCCCCAACCATGGAAAGATTTAACAGGGATTAGAATAATTATAACATTACGCTTGAGAGTCTGCGAATTTGAATAAAGCTCCTCCTCAAGCCTGTGTGTACCGCAGATTCTTGAAAACTCACAGTCCATAGGAGAAAGCGATTTGCTTCTATAGGTATAAATGGAGCCATCTGTGCGCTCAAAGtcaaaagaagagtaaaaaaattaagaatTTATCGTTTTATACCTAATAATTTACCAAACGAAAGCTCTAAATGCTTGTAAGATGCCTTATTAAGAATGttcaaagttgaaaaaataaaactcaCTATACTATTAAGTatactgaaaaaagaaggttaTAGCGCCGCTCGGTTTCGATCCGAGGACATCAGGGTTATGAGCCCTGCGCGCTTCCACTGCGCCACGGCGCTCGATATCTTGGGTTTGTTACATCTCATGGTGTGCTACACCAACTATGATAGCGCAACTACACAATAGTACGTCATAATGGACGTAACGGAACCATCTATGAAACAAACCTGAAACAGACACACTATGAAACACCTAATAATGAATAGGTTCAGCAAACGACAAGATCCTTTAGATGTAGTATCTTGATCGTATAAGTACCTGAACAACTAGTTAGATCCGAGATTCTGCGCTTCCACCTTTAGGTATAAACTAGATCTTATACACTAGATATAGATAAGTATTATCCCATGAATTACCGTGATAATTAGTTTAGCAAACAAGTTACTTCTCTGTTATCGACAGGATTGCTAAATTACCCTGGTATTACTCGAGCCCGCAATACAACAGAAGAAGCGGGGAGATGTTCTCATACAAGTACACACGGAAACATCAGTACAGTACTCCATGCTTTTCTAGAGGATGACTTTTATTCAATATGTGCGACGACTATATTGCTATGTTTGCTGATAATCTGATGATTGTTGGGATTACACTTTCGATAAGGTTGATAACACCATGTATATGGGGTATACTAGAAATTCCGCTCATGGGATATAGGAAACCACAAGGAAAGATCAACAATTCTACAAAAGAACCCTTTGTCTATGTATGATTTTACCGGTCCTCTTTTAGTGGGCAGTTGGCAACAGGATGCTGCTTGGAACTCTTCTAGACAAAACCCCTATACCATCTAGATAATCAGCCGCTATCTCTGGCATAGCCATATAAGGGCTTgattgatgatattgcCTCCAAATCAGATGGTTAGGTGGCAGTAGCATATGCTAGATATGCGCCTTGTATTTCGTTCGGGCTATGGACAGATTAAAAAAGGTACAACCATGGATTCAACccaaagaaataaaaggaTTTAAAGATGCTTCAATAACATCCGAataacttcaaaaactgcGAGTATTACCGATTCAGTCTTAAAAGACAAACAACTTCGCAGCGGAATTTGAGCGGTTCACGACACTTCGATCCACCCGCTACTATACTTCCTTAGTTAAAGACAAATTCCTATCGAACATGCAGTCACATTTACGCAATGACAATGTCAAATCAGATATATTGAGCGAACCCAACGCTTCTTTAATCGGGGAGAACATCACTCTTCCAAAAGATACTTTTAACTCATACCTATATTATGTTTTTTACGAAATGGCACACTATAGACCAACGATCGTTTGCTTTCTAGCATTGGTGATATCAATTTTAACGATCGTTCTTTTCCATAATATCGTCCTTTGTAATGTTGTATTTGGTCTgttaattctttttttttctatttcaaTGTTTGTGCTGGGTACATTCACTGATAGAGTCTCTGATGAGGAGTTCGAAATTAAGCTTTTGTTGGAGGTTATCACACGTAAGCCAGCGGTGAAGGGGAAGGAATGGAGAATAATCACGTATAATATGAACCAATATTTGTTTGATAATGAACTATGGAATACTCCGTACTATTTTTATAGCGATAAAAGCTGCTATGGCTTCTTTAGACGCCTTAtcaaagggaaaaaacCAGACGCAAATTCAAGTTCTTCCGCCAACGACATTGAAAATACACAGTCAGACGCACCAGCAACCGAGCCTTCGAATGAGGTAACAAAATCTTATAGTTTCAGTGCTGACCCAATCTTAGAAGCTTATTACCTCAAAGCAGCAGAAGCAGAAAAACAGGCGCAGCGTGAATACTGGAGGAAGCAATATCCCGATGCTGATATACCCTGAACTTGACACCTCGATAATTATTTAGAAAACATACATATAGCACAAGGATTAATAGGGAAAAGATGAACAAGGTGATGATAGTATGAATCTTGTTCtactggtctgataattttcatcatcttcttaacaccgtatatgataatcttctagttacaTGGTTGAATGTATCGATCTGTCGTACTAATAATTGGTAGgtagttgattattgtttcaacATGTTATACCCAACGTTATTGTCTTATACCAAATTGGAATCCCACAATTATCTCAAGATTTACACACTCAATAATAAGAATGACGCTCAGCCACAGTATAACAAGAGTGATTCAAGCCGCAAATGCGTGAGATATTACAGTGATTAATTCAGGAGTCAGGCAACTAAAAATTTCGAGCACAACTTCCATTTTCCAGAATACTTGCATTTAGAGACCGTTGTTATTTCAACTGTCGACAGATACTCGGTTAATACACCATATACATTTCTCTCATATAATCGACTATGTGAaatagtaataaaaaagaaaagcccTGTAGGGGGCTCGAACCCCTAACCTTATGATTAAGAGTCATACGCGCTACCGATTGCGCCAACAAGGCTCTTTAAGATGTTTGTGTTGTATTACGGGCTCGGGTAATACCGGATGTCTTGACAATCCTAAATTCGTTTAGGAGAGTAACTTGTTGTCAGACTTATTATTAACGTGATTCACAGAATGTTACTTATCCtatataatctatataagaTCTGAATCTAACTAAAGGGTGGAAGCGCGGAATCTCGGATCTAAACTAATTGTTCAGGTATTTATACGTTTGGTTGGTTTGGTTCATCTTAGGCAAGTAGGCTGCCTAGTATACTCAATCTTGTCTGTTTTGGAACTATTGTTTCGTACGTGTTTCATACATGTTTTATCTCTAGGTTGATAAATCTAGTAATGCTGAGGTATCTCATTTTGAGATACAACAGTTTGAACAGCAATTGATCTAACTACATGCAATATTCTAAAGACCATTAACTACAATCAAAATTTCTATTTGATCGGAACtattgataattagtagtattggttgttttttcttcaaaaaaattggtcaAAAAAGATCAATGTTATGTTAACCTCTCAAATCTAAATGGGATGTAAGTTTTTGGATAGATGCATGATTCCAGATATATACCATTCaattggattttttttcggtCGTGGTAAAGAGTATTTAGAGCTTCCGTCATTCCAGGCCCATTTGATTGGGTTATATATCATTAAACAATGTCATAGCCTTGATCTTAAGGTCACATGTCGATCATGAGGACAAATTGTAATCGAAGAACATATGAATAATTGATAGTATATGCAACAGACAATATTCCCATATGCAGCTAATGCTGaccagaaaatgaaatagcAAAGCGGAGTTAAAATGGTCTCCTAAACACCAAAAACGATTAACTTGAACTCTGGACCGAATATGCCAACTTGCTTAATCGAATGATTAGAATGGAAAAGGACTCGCAGTAATACTCAATAACTGTTTGAATATCTGAAAAGCATGTCGGAGACTATTAAATAGTTCTAAAGCGTCTTAAAGACTAAATAAAGATAACTCGAGGGCTTAAAACCGGCAACTGCTGTAGGTTTGAATTCGTCATTGATGGGGGAAACCAGAAATGTTTCTCTTGGAATTTTTACAGATATATTTGCCTCTATAATTTTAACCATTATATATCACCTCGCAGACTTGATGATGGCTGGCGCTTTCGCCACTTTGTTTTACTACCTCCGAATATGCGATTGTGTTTCCATTGTTCCAAATATCTTGCTTTTCctattttgaaattcccGAAACCTTCCTCTAACAAATGAAAGACTCAACCACAGGCAGGTGGCCAACTACGAAATCAAAATGAACACATTTCATAAAGACATGTTCAACTTTCTTTGACTTGTTTTGTCATCATTTAGTTGGTTGTATATGGGAGAAAAAGCTCACAGCCgattcaagaaattcactatatttgaagaaataaagataaataataatgatgaatgaaaagaatCCTATAGACATGAAAAACCTAATTATCACCAATGGTATGTTTATCATCGATGACATCGAACATAGTAAGTACAATATTTACTATAAGAATGTTCCAGGAGGTGGTGGAACTTTCGCCATGTTGGGAGCATGTATAGTATCACCAAGTAACGCGATCTCCAAAGGCTTGAAATGGATAGTAGACAGAGGCTCTGACTTCCCAGAAGAGATCACAAGGGAGATAAAATCTTGGGGAACAGACGCAAGATTTCGGGACGATTTTTATAGATTAACGACCAAGGGATTGAACTATTACGAAGGAGATAACGATTTAAGAAAGTTCAAGTTTTTAACACCAAAGAAGCAGATTGACGTTGGTGACTGGGTAGCTACGTTTGGAAGAGAAACCATCGAGGAAATCCATGCTTTCCACTTATTGTGTTCTGGGTCTAGGTGTTCAGAGATTATTGACGCTTTGCTGCAGGTTAGAAGTGAAAAGAGGATAAAACCGGTAATAATTTGGGAGCCCTTCCCAGATCTTTGTGATTTTGACCATCAAAATGATATCGAAAGTGTGATGCAAAGAGAGGACGTTATAGTTATATTATCGCCAAATGCTGAGGAATCAAGTCGCTTATTTGGCTTGCACGGCAAAGAACCAACTAGTCTAGAAGAATGTCTCACATTAGCACATAATTTCGATGAATtcatgaataaaaaaaatatgtgCGTTCTAAGATGCGGCTCCCTCGGAAGTATCTCGATAAGTGAGGAGCTCGATGGTAGGCGGGTCTACGATCATTTCCCAGCGTATCATTTCATAAATCAATCCAAAGTACTTGATCCTACTGGTGGAGGAAATTCATTCCTTGGAGGGTTTGCGATTGCTTATGCTCTAACGAAAAGTCTAGCTACCGCCAGCATTTGTGGAAACATTGCGGCAAGCGCAATCATTGAACAAATTGGGATACCCAGATACGATCCTATTAATAGAACTTGGAATGGAGTTACCTTCTTGGATAGGCTTAAAATTTACCTTTCACAATCCGGCTTGCAATACGATATAGATGAGATTTACAAAAGTTTATCACAATAATTACGTCAGGTTTTGTCCTTTACTGTATTTGTTTGCATATATATGGATAAAGTATCTACATATCATTTGAGATTAAGCGTTGTAACAGctgtcaaaaaaatctactTCTAGTTGTAAGACCTTGACAAATATGCCCTCGACTTCTTCAACAGAGAATTTATCAACCTCagccttcaaaaattcgcACCAAGTTTGAAAGTGTTCACCATCATGTAAATCAATCCATTTCTGATACTTCCAGTGAAGGCCTGGAGCTCTTGGAGTATCACGAGCCCATGTCCAATAGGCTTCTTCAGAAATCCATAAGTCAGTTATTAAGGATGCCCATGTGACTGAGTTGTCCTTTGTCAAATCTTCTATTAACTTCAGAAAAGTATCAACAGCGGGGATTGCCTTGTGATCGAACTTGGCCCTTTCTGCCTCAGTAAGCGAAGGCGCCAATAACTCTAAACAATCGTGAAAGTAAGAATTTTCGTCgttagaaaaaaagccaatCTTTTTGGCCAAGGTAATCAGGGCATGTGTGGTTGGTGCTAAAGAAGTTGTCTTACAAATTAATCTCAAAGatgtttcaaaaaaaagaagatccTGTGTTAAATAGATGTACAAACTACGATCCTTCAAAGTACCTGAACACAGTTCATTAGTGAACTTATGCTCGGTAGCTTTTTTGAAGAGGGAAGCGTGTTTTTGTATTAGCTTATCAGTGGTGGAGCTCATTATTTGTCTTTGTATGCTActagtattattattggtGGTGCAATTGTGTTAAAACGGGTGCTAATACAGAACATTATCTAGGTTTACTTTACTTCATTGGTCGTTTATATATCTTCAGATGCTTGACCATTTTTGCAAACATTTGTCACTATGGAAACTGTTAGAACCATATGCGCTAAACAATATTCGCCATCAATTCAACCCTTTTTGCGGTGAGCTCTTGCATAACAGGTTTAGTGACCTTTATGGATTGTACAGAATGCCTGGGCACACTGACCAAGCCCATCATTCGGCTCCTGGAGCCGATACGTTCTTCAGCGTGATCCAATAGCAAATTCATCTGAGCGTCCACAGCAACTAAGCTTCCAATTAAAATACGATCTTCCGCAAGAGAAACTACCAGAGTATTTCCAATGAAATCCGACAATTTTAGCATGTTCATGGTGCTTCCTACGCCTGCCGAGGTTGTTCGAAGCCTTTTATTTCCTGTTAATAATGCTACTGCACTTATATGATGGAGCTCATGCATGCATGCACTCCGggaaacatttttttcaaaggaagaaaaaaattcagcaCGCAATTATAGTAATAAAAGCAGGTTgaatacaaaaaattgtGGTTTAAGATAAAAGACATGTCATTGATAGCAAAACATATCAAAATTCCCTATGTCGCAGAACAATTCAACTGGTCTGATTAATCCCGAAAGAACTTACAATAATGTAACTCTGAAAAACCTGACAGCGTTCCAATTGCTATCTCAAAGAGAGAACATATGCGAGTTATTCGACCTGGTAGAGGGTACTGAAAGACACGACGGTATTATCAACCCTGCAACACAAAGGAgcaatttggaaaaaatgaagaaaatgctggATGgtttaaaaaaagaggtaAAAAAGTAGAAAGGTTCGATATTTGGGAACTCaagattcaagaaattgaacttTGCTTCATTGCAGATGGACTTCTAGAAAGCAACAAGGCTCACTAAATAGCTGCATATAATGGTAGATAGAAGCTTGGATAAACATTTACTAATTCCTATCTCATCCAGCACGTTACCATATGCATGCCACATGATAAAGACTCGCATATAAGAGAGTGATGTAATAGAGTAATTATAATACATGTATAGAaggctttcttttcttcatgtGGCCTTGTCcaattattatttttatgtgCTTCCGAATGACTGATGGTGCCATGGTCAAATACGCTCATTTTTGACACGCTGGGGGGATGGTCGATACTGCCTATATTCTGGCTATGAAAGCGAAGAAGTAATAATATCATACCTTCAaagagaatttttcattacaaAACGACATAAAAATTATCAGTTATTGGgaatgtatatatgatGTGTTTGTTTACGTATTtcatgaagaaaatataaataagGATTATTAAGTATTAAGTTTCGTTAGTGGCATTAAATGGAAGATTTTGCtgttttcaatgaattAAACCGAAAAAAAGGACAAAAGTATTTTCATGTTGTTCTAAACAGTGTCTTCACCTACTTGATCAGAGTCATGTCCTGCCGTGTGAATAGCAGTCTCTCCAGATGCTCTTGGACTTTCTGGAATGGCTTCCTTTGTTTCTGGAGCAGCATTTTCTACATCGTCTGCAGCATGATGATGAGAGAATCTTCCTGTCAAAGAGAATTTGGGCAATTTACCGGCACGGTTAACTGCGATTACCAAGTAGCATGGGTAGATGGCAAATATACATAAATCTAAAACACCGTAAAAGATAGCCTCGCCATCTGGTTGAATACGGTTACCACCGTCACTTAGACCCCAACAGATAAAGTACAACCAAACAATCACTAGACTGGTACATAACATAATCGCGTTGAGCCCTCTAGTCTTCAAATTGAAGTACTGACGTTGGCACAATATACCTTGGGTAACTAACATGGCAATGGCACCGATGGTGTAGTAACCCCACTTATAGGTGGACTTGATTAATGCACCAACCAATAATGAAACAACCCAGAATAGAGTACCTACTATTTGCACTAGTAGAGAGTGTATCATATCCAAAGCCGAGATATCGGTAGTCTCACCAGTGGTACTGGCTGTTAATTCgattaaaaacaaaagacaTGGCCATGACAAGAACCATGCGATATACTTCGAGTAAAAGATTTGTCTGACACCGGGAACTTCACCAGTAATGGACTTGTCAACCTTGACATGGTTGAATTCAGCTTGAACGCCAGTCCAACCTAAATCAGAGGCATAGGTGAAGAAAGCGAAAAATTCGAAAAAGGCGATTAACAATGCAGGAGCTAGAGCATATCTAGTCAACCTGGAACCCTTATTCTCCgtaataaaaaacattACAATGTAACATAACAAAATAAAGGCAAAGACTGCAAACACGGCCCACAACCAATCTGAACCTCTCTTGGTGATATGCATATCCAGCCCATGCGGAGGGTTTAGCCCTAACGCTTCGTTACGATTTAAAAAGCTTGAAAGCGTACTGTTCATCTGAtatttgttgtttttgaaactgaagttattaaattttttgagcttgttgttttgtttttgtaaaCTTGCGAAGCAATAATAATTTAGTAATTATTTGTTATTGTATGTCATACTATAGAAAGTATAAGTGAAGACGAAATAAGAGTCGCCAAGTCCCGATAATCTGTGAGGTTCCTCGCGCTTATATATGTTTGTCGGCTGTAACACATACACGGATCAGGCAAGAAATAGAACAAGCAACCTGCCTTGTTAAGAATGGAGGGAGAACCTTCAGCCAATGAGTGAGAGCCAAACTTTTTTCGATGAGGTGCTAGAAAATCTTAttcttgttgaagaagaaaggaataatgaaaaaaacaaaagtaaGTTAACCATGATACCCACCTAGACATGCATATGCAACACAATGGATCAGTATCGGGATCG
The genomic region above belongs to Saccharomyces kudriavzevii IFO 1802 strain IFO1802 genome assembly, chromosome: 3 and contains:
- the MAK32 gene encoding Mak32p (similar to Saccharomyces cerevisiae MAK32 (YCR019W); ancestral locus Anc_1.440), which encodes MMNEKNPIDMKNLIITNGMFIIDDIEHSKYNIYYKNVPGGGGTFAMLGACIVSPSNAISKGLKWIVDRGSDFPEEITREIKSWGTDARFRDDFYRLTTKGLNYYEGDNDLRKFKFLTPKKQIDVGDWVATFGRETIEEIHAFHLLCSGSRCSEIIDALLQVRSEKRIKPVIIWEPFPDLCDFDHQNDIESVMQREDVIVILSPNAEESSRLFGLHGKEPTSLEECLTLAHNFDEFMNKKNMCVLRCGSLGSISISEELDGRRVYDHFPAYHFINQSKVLDPTGGGNSFLGGFAIAYALTKSLATASICGNIAASAIIEQIGIPRYDPINRTWNGVTFLDRLKIYLSQSGLQYDIDEIYKSLSQ
- the SKDI03G0830 gene encoding DUP/COS family protein, encoding MQSHLRNDNVKSDILSEPNASLIGENITLPKDTFNSYLYYVFYEMAHYRPTIVCFLALVISILTIVLFHNIVLCNVVFGLLILFFSISMFVLGTFTDRVSDEEFEIKLLLEVITRKPAVKGKEWRIITYNMNQYLFDNELWNTPYYFYSDKSCYGFFRRLIKGKKPDANSSSSANDIENTQSDAPATEPSNEVTKSYSFSADPILEAYYLKAAEAEKQAQREYWRKQYPDADIP
- the HSP30 gene encoding Hsp30p (similar to Saccharomyces cerevisiae HSP30 (YCR021C)) encodes the protein MNSTLSSFLNRNEALGLNPPHGLDMHITKRGSDWLWAVFAVFAFILLCYIVMFFITENKGSRLTRYALAPALLIAFFEFFAFFTYASDLGWTGVQAEFNHVKVDKSITGEVPGVRQIFYSKYIAWFLSWPCLLFLIELTASTTGETTDISALDMIHSLLVQIVGTLFWVVSLLVGALIKSTYKWGYYTIGAIAMLVTQGILCQRQYFNLKTRGLNAIMLCTSLVIVWLYFICWGLSDGGNRIQPDGEAIFYGVLDLCIFAIYPCYLVIAVNRAGKLPKFSLTGRFSHHHAADDVENAAPETKEAIPESPRASGETAIHTAGHDSDQVGEDTV
- the MAK31 gene encoding Mak31p (similar to Saccharomyces cerevisiae MAK31 (YCR020C-A); ancestral locus Anc_1.438) produces the protein MNMLKLSDFIGNTLVVSLAEDRILIGSLVAVDAQMNLLLDHAEERIGSRSRMMGLVSVPRHSVQSIKVTKPVMQELTAKRVELMANIV
- the PET18 gene encoding Pet18p (similar to Saccharomyces cerevisiae PET18 (YCR020C); ancestral locus Anc_1.439) — its product is MSSTTDKLIQKHASLFKKATEHKFTNELCSGTLKDRSLYIYLTQDLLFFETSLRLICKTTSLAPTTHALITLAKKIGFFSNDENSYFHDCLELLAPSLTEAERAKFDHKAIPAVDTFLKLIEDLTKDNSVTWASLITDLWISEEAYWTWARDTPRAPGLHWKYQKWIDLHDGEHFQTWCEFLKAEVDKFSVEEVEGIFVKVLQLEVDFFDSCYNA
- the HTL1 gene encoding Htl1p (similar to Saccharomyces cerevisiae HTL1 (YCR020W-B); ancestral locus Anc_1.437); amino-acid sequence: MSQNNSTGLINPERTYNNVTLKNLTAFQLLSQRENICELFDLVEGTERHDGIINPATQRSNLEKMKKMLDGLKKEVKK
- the SRD1 gene encoding Srd1p (similar to Saccharomyces cerevisiae SRD1 (YCR018C)), which translates into the protein MRCNDYDNSGSSSFSRVVRKSDAEENLLQHKEIGSCKLNGKRKAYTERGKVYVSCSFIEVSLSEIEIDIRRKIENAEQLRDITRNILRSKTCSLHEIVSSKNGVTSACNFEKVSPSSEVKDTGSDCSHAQVSDGSTSFTKRCSKKTASRPKREKRQTILPSGEIKKCAKCKDTWTIQWRSGPDHNRELCSPCGLAYGKRLKKEDNEKKRQEMDEKKRGGSSI